ACGAAACAGGCCTGCTTCGCACCGCGGAGGCCGAGTTTGCGATTGTCATCAGCCTTGCAATGCAGCGGTTCGCCGCCGGCAAAGACCTGCCTGAGGCCGTCAGGTGGCTGATTGGTCAGCTCCACGACGTCCGCCAGAAATGCGGCGCGGCCGTGTGGCAGAAGCTCATCCCGCTGATTCAGGCCCATCCCTCGGCAAAGATCCTGCAGCAGTGCCCGTTCACGCGCTGGTCCTTCGAAAAGCCGCGCGGTTATTCCGGTGATGCCAGTCTGATAGACTTTATTTATGGACATCCGGCGGTGGCCGAAGAGGTGGCCAGATCCACCCATCTCGGTCTCGATATCTTCGAATACACGATCAACGCGCCCGGCCCGGTGGCCGTCAGGGAACGGCGCGACATCCTGACCCGCTACGTCGATGACACAGCCGCGCGGACCGGTTCGGATACCGAGGTTCTGGCCATCGCCGCCGGTCACCTTCGCGAAGCGGAGGCATCCACAGCACTGGCGGAAGGCCGCCTGAAACGCTGGGTGGCTCTCGATCAGGATCCGCAAAGCATTGGCTCGATCTCGAGCCAGTTCCACGGGACCCGTGTCGAGCCTATCGATGGATCTGTGCGCGGCCTGCTCGCGCGAAAGCATCACATTGGCACATTCGATCTGATCTACGCCGCAGGCCTGTACGATTATCTCACGGATAAGGTCGCAATCCGGCTCACGCAGATTTGCATGGAAATGCTCAAACCGGGTGGCATCTTTCTGTTTGCCAACTTCTCCGATGAGATGGCGGATGACGGATATATGGAATCCTATATGAACTGGGAGCTTCTCCAGCGTTCCGAGGCAGACATGTGGCGTATTGCCAATGCCAGCGCGGCGGAAAACACGGTCGACAAGAGGGTCTGGTTCGGCACCAACCGCAACATCATTTACAGCACCATCAGGAAGCTGCCGTAAGCCGCAACGGCCGGGCGTAACAAAATCTCACGCCCGGCTCCGGCGATGTCGCTCTACTTGCAGATCGCCGCGGCCAGAAAGCCGCGCATCGCCTCGCCGAAGGGCGGCCGCATCATATATTCCGCTTCCACCATCCTGCTCTGGTGATAGACGGCGCGCGGATGCGAGAAGGCGAGGAAACCGAACTTGCCGTGATAGGCGCCCATGCCGGAATGGCCGACGCCGCCGAAG
This sequence is a window from Rhizobium sp. CIAT894. Protein-coding genes within it:
- a CDS encoding class I SAM-dependent methyltransferase, with the protein product MAQPLFSLDGQSLITPQSVSNNFLSPSQDHETGLLRTAEAEFAIVISLAMQRFAAGKDLPEAVRWLIGQLHDVRQKCGAAVWQKLIPLIQAHPSAKILQQCPFTRWSFEKPRGYSGDASLIDFIYGHPAVAEEVARSTHLGLDIFEYTINAPGPVAVRERRDILTRYVDDTAARTGSDTEVLAIAAGHLREAEASTALAEGRLKRWVALDQDPQSIGSISSQFHGTRVEPIDGSVRGLLARKHHIGTFDLIYAAGLYDYLTDKVAIRLTQICMEMLKPGGIFLFANFSDEMADDGYMESYMNWELLQRSEADMWRIANASAAENTVDKRVWFGTNRNIIYSTIRKLP